In Nocardioides sp. InS609-2, a single genomic region encodes these proteins:
- a CDS encoding ATP-binding cassette domain-containing protein: MDLRFNNVSFGYRSRDAEVLTELTLRIPAGRTILLGPNGAGKSTLLAIAASVLPLKRDRGGVAAGELTPRSRRERSAYRRRVAWMPQSVRASSGLSVRKHVALHGWLAGLTKSQAWDESLTALAGVDLQDMADRPATKLSGGQRARMGLAQALVHSADVFLLDEPTAALDPDQKDQFALLLNAIAKEKVVVVSSHDVSDLATSYDRVVVLADGRVRFDGTTAEFLDADGSDLTAVEAYRRALVTK; encoded by the coding sequence GTGGATTTGCGATTCAACAATGTCAGCTTCGGCTACCGCTCTCGCGATGCCGAAGTGTTGACCGAACTCACCCTGCGCATTCCTGCTGGACGGACGATCCTTCTCGGGCCAAACGGTGCCGGAAAGTCCACATTGTTGGCGATCGCTGCCTCGGTCCTCCCTCTGAAGCGGGACCGAGGCGGCGTCGCTGCGGGGGAACTGACTCCGCGATCGCGCCGAGAGCGGTCGGCGTATCGGCGACGGGTTGCTTGGATGCCGCAATCCGTGCGGGCGTCGTCGGGGCTGTCGGTGCGCAAGCACGTTGCATTGCACGGTTGGCTGGCTGGACTCACGAAGTCCCAAGCCTGGGACGAGTCCTTGACGGCGCTGGCTGGCGTCGATCTGCAGGACATGGCAGACCGCCCGGCGACTAAGCTTTCCGGCGGGCAGCGAGCCAGGATGGGTCTGGCGCAAGCGCTCGTGCACTCCGCAGACGTTTTCCTACTGGACGAGCCGACGGCCGCTCTAGACCCGGATCAGAAGGACCAATTTGCGCTACTTCTCAACGCAATCGCCAAGGAGAAGGTCGTGGTGGTCTCGAGCCACGACGTCAGCGATCTGGCGACTAGCTACGACCGGGTCGTCGTCCTCGCGGACGGTCGGGTGCGCTTCGACGGTACAACGGCGGAGTTCCTCGACGCCGACGGATCCGATTTGACGGCAGTCGAGGCCTATCGCCGGGCGTTGGTGACTAAGTAG
- a CDS encoding FtsX-like permease family protein, whose translation MRMLSSVLQDLNANRLRSAITVASVIIGVVALVSTALIGLISQDVFVAREEQQTARAATVRADFDSSDNPTRDAVTLWQALGDRLSPGDGNAVVTWEGSGDIVDGPQQVSVVSVLGRYSASRRLPMTSTSDNEPDGRRIAFVNTRAGVRLGSTSLLTPGSRPAWDLDVRGIVADAESGSRIYLPVTASEAEDAAFQLQAGAPALLLTVGEGQDGAAEALINDLSDRLGLSAAPTVARFDSVPAVRAQIDTLRTLFTVVAVVALSLSSLGILNIGLASVTFRTRELAIRRSLGANRRDLFSLVLGSAVAGGLLAALLGIAATALILRFVLPVLLPGGSAVTIPGMPATAVLQAIVAAVGTAAAGAAIPAWRASRVEIASVLRD comes from the coding sequence ATGAGGATGCTCTCGTCGGTCCTACAAGACCTCAACGCAAACCGTCTCCGATCAGCAATAACGGTCGCGAGCGTCATCATCGGTGTAGTCGCACTCGTCAGCACCGCACTGATCGGTTTGATATCTCAAGACGTCTTCGTGGCACGAGAAGAACAGCAAACGGCCCGAGCTGCGACGGTGCGCGCCGACTTCGACTCCTCGGACAACCCGACGCGTGATGCCGTCACCCTGTGGCAGGCGCTCGGGGATCGCCTGTCGCCCGGCGATGGAAATGCAGTCGTCACATGGGAAGGATCAGGTGACATCGTTGACGGGCCCCAGCAGGTAAGCGTCGTGTCCGTCCTAGGTCGTTACTCCGCAAGCCGACGTCTGCCGATGACCTCCACCTCCGACAACGAACCGGACGGACGCAGGATCGCCTTCGTCAACACCCGGGCCGGCGTGCGTCTTGGCTCAACATCCCTGCTCACTCCTGGGTCTCGCCCCGCCTGGGATCTGGACGTCAGGGGCATCGTCGCTGACGCTGAGTCCGGGTCACGCATCTACCTGCCAGTCACGGCAAGCGAAGCCGAGGATGCGGCATTCCAGTTGCAAGCAGGCGCCCCAGCCCTGCTGCTGACGGTCGGCGAAGGACAAGATGGCGCCGCTGAGGCACTGATCAACGATCTATCTGACCGGCTCGGTCTCTCTGCGGCACCGACGGTCGCCCGTTTCGACAGCGTCCCCGCCGTGCGGGCCCAGATCGACACACTACGCACGCTATTTACCGTGGTCGCTGTGGTCGCCCTGTCGCTGTCGTCGCTCGGCATCCTCAACATCGGACTCGCATCGGTCACATTCCGAACTCGCGAGCTCGCGATACGGCGTTCCCTGGGTGCCAATCGTCGGGACTTGTTCTCTCTAGTCCTTGGGAGCGCCGTGGCAGGAGGTCTGCTTGCTGCTTTGCTAGGAATCGCCGCCACCGCCCTCATACTTCGCTTCGTACTGCCCGTTTTGCTTCCCGGAGGCTCCGCCGTCACCATCCCCGGCATGCCTGCAACCGCTGTGCTGCAAGCCATCGTCGCAGCGGTAGGTACGGCCGCCGCGGGCGCCGCGATACCCGCCTGGCGTGCGTCGCGAGTGGAGATCGCGAGCGTGCTTCGCGACTGA
- a CDS encoding ATP-binding cassette domain-containing protein, translating to MTVIDVADLTLTVGTSPDGLTILDGVNMRVKTRESVAVLGRSGSGKSSLLSVLGLMQHQTSGTYRLAGNEVTSLTEAERSTARSELIGFVFQGYSLIPQLTAWQNVALPFAYGSYVSRRDVRRRVDEMLSQVGLTARRDHRPRQLSGGEQQRVAIARSLVRRPRLLLADEPTGALDVTTGAQVMDLLCKVVQEQSVSLVLVTHDGQNARRMDRTLDLDAGRLHIVSPA from the coding sequence ATGACTGTCATCGACGTTGCGGACCTCACCCTCACCGTCGGGACCAGTCCTGATGGACTGACGATTCTTGATGGCGTGAACATGCGCGTCAAGACGCGTGAGTCGGTCGCCGTCCTCGGCAGATCGGGTTCCGGCAAAAGCTCCTTGCTCAGCGTCCTTGGTCTGATGCAACATCAGACCTCTGGTACATATCGACTGGCAGGGAATGAGGTGACCTCCCTGACCGAGGCAGAGCGGTCAACTGCTCGAAGCGAACTGATCGGCTTCGTTTTCCAAGGGTATTCGCTCATTCCACAATTGACCGCCTGGCAGAACGTTGCACTGCCCTTCGCCTACGGATCTTACGTATCACGACGAGACGTCCGGCGACGGGTGGATGAGATGCTCAGCCAAGTGGGGCTTACCGCGCGTCGAGACCACCGTCCGCGCCAACTCTCAGGTGGCGAGCAACAGCGTGTCGCGATTGCACGATCGCTAGTCAGACGACCCCGCCTCCTTTTAGCCGACGAGCCAACCGGTGCACTAGACGTGACAACTGGAGCACAAGTTATGGACCTCCTGTGTAAGGTCGTTCAAGAACAAAGCGTCAGTCTCGTTCTCGTGACCCACGATGGACAAAACGCAAGACGCATGGATCGGACACTTGATTTGGACGCGGGCCGCCTACATATCGTGTCACCGGCATGA
- a CDS encoding IS630 family transposase: MANRPAPALVLRDGDRDKLERLTRSSTVSAGAAQRARIVLLAADGVPNDQICELVGCGRQKVLQWRGRYQGKGMAGLLDRQRPGRPRTIDHRKIVAETLKPPPKKLGVTHWSTRLLAARLKVSAYTVAEAWRSYGVKPWRSESFRFSTDPELEAKVIDIVGLYLNPPENAIVLCVDEKSQIQALDRTMPVLPMQPGLVERRSHDYVRHGTTTLFAALEIATGKVTAALKPRHRNQEFLAFLKQVERAYRDVVDETGQPVDLHLVMDNYAAHKHTNVKNWLIENPRFKIHFTPTHASWMNLVEVWFSLIERQAIRRGVFTSVKDLNTKIRTYIDCWNERSHPFVWTRTADEILTKANRMKTSNPDH, from the coding sequence ATGGCGAATCGACCTGCTCCGGCCCTGGTGCTGCGTGATGGTGACCGGGACAAGCTCGAGCGACTGACTCGCTCCTCGACGGTCTCGGCTGGTGCGGCTCAACGGGCTCGGATCGTGTTGCTGGCAGCCGACGGGGTGCCGAACGACCAGATCTGCGAGCTCGTCGGGTGCGGCCGTCAGAAGGTGCTGCAGTGGCGGGGCCGCTACCAGGGCAAGGGCATGGCCGGGCTCCTCGACCGGCAGCGTCCGGGCCGTCCGCGCACGATCGACCATCGCAAAATCGTGGCCGAGACACTGAAGCCCCCGCCGAAGAAGCTCGGCGTGACGCACTGGTCCACGCGGCTGTTGGCGGCTCGGTTGAAGGTCAGCGCCTACACCGTCGCGGAGGCTTGGCGTTCCTACGGGGTCAAGCCGTGGCGCTCGGAGTCGTTCCGGTTCTCCACCGATCCCGAACTCGAGGCCAAGGTCATCGACATCGTCGGGCTGTACCTGAACCCGCCAGAGAACGCGATCGTGCTGTGCGTGGACGAGAAGTCCCAGATCCAGGCACTGGACCGCACCATGCCGGTCCTTCCGATGCAACCCGGGCTCGTCGAACGCCGCTCTCACGACTACGTCCGCCACGGCACCACCACCTTGTTCGCCGCGCTGGAGATCGCCACCGGGAAGGTCACCGCCGCTCTCAAGCCGCGGCACCGCAACCAAGAGTTCCTCGCGTTCCTCAAGCAGGTCGAACGCGCCTACCGCGACGTCGTCGACGAGACCGGCCAGCCCGTCGATCTGCACCTGGTGATGGACAACTACGCCGCCCACAAACACACCAACGTGAAGAACTGGCTCATCGAGAACCCGCGCTTCAAGATCCACTTCACCCCGACCCACGCCTCCTGGATGAACCTCGTCGAGGTCTGGTTCTCCCTCATCGAACGCCAAGCCATCCGCCGCGGCGTGTTCACCTCGGTCAAGGACCTCAACACCAAGATCCGCACCTACATCGACTGCTGGAACGAACGCTCCCACCCCTTCGTCTGGACCAGGACCGCCGACGAGATCCTCACCAAAGCCAACCGGATGAAGACTTCAAATCCGGACCACTAG
- a CDS encoding ClpX C4-type zinc finger protein, with amino-acid sequence MDFTRASKMCSFCAKPGGPETKLAGGLGAMICDECVKDLHENNRSPETIEARSTPPWDAMSDPDLLAMLPLILRSADQNMAFAQEWVDLLRQRKISWAEIGKVLGVSRQSVWERFAHRGARKSASA; translated from the coding sequence GTGGACTTCACGCGTGCAAGCAAGATGTGTTCGTTCTGCGCCAAACCTGGAGGCCCCGAAACCAAGCTCGCTGGCGGTCTGGGGGCGATGATCTGTGACGAGTGCGTTAAGGACCTCCACGAGAACAACCGCTCGCCTGAGACGATTGAGGCCAGGTCCACGCCACCATGGGACGCCATGTCTGACCCGGACCTCTTGGCCATGCTTCCTCTCATCTTGAGGTCCGCAGATCAGAACATGGCGTTTGCGCAAGAGTGGGTCGACCTTTTGCGCCAGCGAAAAATCTCCTGGGCGGAGATCGGCAAGGTACTGGGCGTTTCCCGTCAATCAGTGTGGGAGCGTTTTGCCCACAGGGGCGCCCGGAAGAGCGCCTCGGCTTAG